Genomic window (Rhizobium brockwellii):
CGACATCAAGGGCGATTTCCCCACCGGCGTTGTCGGTCCCTTCTTCAACGATCGCTTCGGCGATGTCTTCGGAAACATCTACGCCTTCACCAGCGACGGCCTTACCCAGCGCCAGCTTCGCGATCTCGTGGAAGATGCCCGTTCCAAGGTTCTAGCCGTGCCCAACGTCGGCAAGGTCGATGTGGTCGGCGCCCAGGACGAGGCGATCTATCTCGAATTCTCCACGCGCCAGATCGCCGCCCTCGGGATCGACCAGCAGTCGGTCATCCAGACCCTGCAGGCTCAGAATGCCGTCACGCAGTCCGGCTTCGTTGACGCCGGGCCGGAGCGCATCGCATTGCGGGTCAGCGGACAATTCACCTCCGAGGACAGTCTGAGGTCGATCAATCTCCGGATAAACGACCGCTTCTTTCCGCTGAGCGACGTCGCCACGATCAAACGCGGCTACGTGGATCCGCCCTCGGCGCTGTTCCGGTTCAACGGCCAGCCGGCGATCGGGCTTGCCATCGGCATGAAGCAGGGCGCCAATCTTCTCGAGTTCGGCGAGGGGCTCGACGCGCAGATGAAACGTGTCGTCGCCGACCTTCCGATCGGCATGGACGTCCACCGCGTTTCCGATCAACCGGCCGTGGTCGACGAAGCTGTGTCGGGATTTACCCGCGCGCTCTTCGAAGCGATCGTCATCGTCCTGATCATCAGCTTCATCAGCCTCGGTCTTCGCGCCGGCATGGTGGTGGCGATCTCCATTCCGCTCGTCCTGGCGATCACCTTCGTGGTGATGGAATATTCCGGCATTTCGCTTCAGCGTATCTCGCTCGGTGCGCTCATCATCGCGCTCGGGCTGCTTGTCGACGACGCCATGATCGCCGTTGAGATGATGGTGGCCCGCCTGGAAGCGGGCGACGATCTCAGGAAGGCCGCCACCTACGTTTATACATCGACCGCCTTCCCGATGCTGACGGGAACGCTCGTCACCGTTGCCGGCTTCATTCCGGTCGGCCTCAACAACAGTGCTGCCGGTGAATTCACCTTCACGCTTTTCGTGGTCATCGCAGTTTCGCTGATCGTGTCCTGGGTGGTGGCGGTGCTGTTCACGCCGCTTCTTGGCGTTACGATCCTGCCGAAGACGATGAAATCGCATCACGAGAAGAAGGGCCGCTTCGCTTCCATCTTTTCCTGGCTTCTGGGGCTGGCGATGCGCTGGCGCTGGGTCACCATCATCCTCACGGTTGGTGTCTTCGGGCTTTCGATCGGCGGCATGGGGCTGGTGCAGCAGCAGTTCTTCCCCAGCTCGGACAGGACCGAGCTCGTCATCGACTGGAACCTCCCGCACAACAGTTCTATCGCCGAAACCAACAGGCAGATGGCCAGGTTCGAAAAGGAGATGCTGGCCGGCAACAAGGATATCGATCATTGGACGACCTATGTCGGCCAGGGTGCGCCACGCTTCATCTTGTCCTTTGACGTGCAGACGCCCGACGTGTCGTTCGGACAGACGATCATCGTCACCAAAGGGCTCGACGTGCGTGACAAGGTGCGGGCGGAACTGCAGGCCTATCTGACGAAAACCTTCCCCGGCACCGACGCCTTCGTCAAGCTTCTCGACATCGGTCCGCCGGTGGGCAAGCCGGTGCAGTACCGGATCAGCGGCCCCGATATTCAAAAGGTCCGCGATCTCTCGCAGCAGTTTGCCGGCGTCATGGGATCACACCCGCTTCTGGCAAACATGGTCCTGGACTGGAACGAGCCGTCCCGCGTGGTGAAGGTCGATGTCCTGCAGGACAAGGCGCGCCAGCTCGGCGTATCCTCCGAAGACATCGCTACCGCGCTCAACGGCATCGTCGAAGGCTCGACGGCCACCCAGGTTCGAGACGACATTTACCTGGTCAACGTCATTGGCCGCGCCAGGGCATCCGAGCGCGATTCGATCCAGACGCTTGAGAATCTGCAGCTCTCAACCTCCAACGGCAAGGTCGTGCCTCTCTCCGCCGTGGCGAATTTCCGCTACGAACTCGAGCAGCCGACGATCTGGCGTCGCGACAGGCAACCCACCATAACGGTCAAGGCAGCCGTCGTCGGTCCGACGCAACCGGCCACGATCGTCGACCAGCTGAAGCCCAAGGTGGAAGAGTTCCAGAAAAACCTTCCCGTGGGATACAAGGTGGAGGTGGGCGGCGCGGTCGAATCCAGCGCCGAGGCGCAGGGGCCGATTGCAGCGGTCGCTCCGCTGATGCTGTTTGCGATGGCGACGATCCTGATGATCCAGCTGCAAAGCTTCAGCCGCCTCTTCCTGGTGTTCGCCGTCGCGCCGACGGCCCTGATCGGCGTGGTCGCGGCGCTGCTGCTGAGCAATTCCCCTATGGGCTTCGTCGCGATCCTCGGCGTGCTTGCGCTCATCGGCATCCTGATCCGCAACTCCGTCATCCTGGTCGTCCAGATCGAACATCTGCGCAGTGAAGGAATGGCGCCCTGGCAAGCGGTCATCGAGGCCACCGAACACCGCATGCGGCCGATCATGCTGACGGCCGCGGCAGCCACGCTGGCGCTGATTCCGATCTCGCGCGAGATCTTCTGGGGCCCGATGGCCTACGCCATGATGGGCGGCATCGTCGTCGGAACCGCGCTCACCTTGCTGTTCCTGCCTGCGCTCTACGTCGCGTGGTTCAGGATCCCGAGGGATAAAGGCGGTGAGGCCGCTGCCGTGGCAGAAGCGTGAGCACCGGCTTCGACATCAATCGCATGCGGCCGCCGTGGCGGCCGCTGCAGGTCCTGGCTTCCAAGGAGAGAACTCGATGACGGAACAGCGTTTGAAAGAGTTTCCGATGGGGGCCAAGGCGATGCTGGTCGCGATCGGCCTGGCGATGCTCGCCGGTTGCGCCACGAGGCCGTCGCCCGAAGTGTTGAACCCGGTCCATCTGCCGGTCCATCAGCCGGTTCATCTCAATGCATCGCTTCACTCCGAGGAAGCCGCCCCAAGCGGGGTGAATGTGCTCGCCGCGACGAACAGGAGCCTCGACACCGCACGCGGCGGGTTCGGGAGCGCCTGGGCTGACAATCTCACCTACGAGCAATATGCGTTTTCGGTCCCTCCCAACCGAAAGGACACCGCGATCACATATCCGACCTCAAGGCCGGATCCCGAACGCCAAT
Coding sequences:
- a CDS encoding efflux RND transporter permease subunit; this encodes MKSFNLSDWALEHRSLVWYFMIVFILAGVFSYVKLGREEDPNFTIKTMVITAQWPGASAEEVTRQVTDRIEKKLQELESLDYTKSETVAGQTTVFVELLPTTKAKDVAPTWLRIRNMIADIKGDFPTGVVGPFFNDRFGDVFGNIYAFTSDGLTQRQLRDLVEDARSKVLAVPNVGKVDVVGAQDEAIYLEFSTRQIAALGIDQQSVIQTLQAQNAVTQSGFVDAGPERIALRVSGQFTSEDSLRSINLRINDRFFPLSDVATIKRGYVDPPSALFRFNGQPAIGLAIGMKQGANLLEFGEGLDAQMKRVVADLPIGMDVHRVSDQPAVVDEAVSGFTRALFEAIVIVLIISFISLGLRAGMVVAISIPLVLAITFVVMEYSGISLQRISLGALIIALGLLVDDAMIAVEMMVARLEAGDDLRKAATYVYTSTAFPMLTGTLVTVAGFIPVGLNNSAAGEFTFTLFVVIAVSLIVSWVVAVLFTPLLGVTILPKTMKSHHEKKGRFASIFSWLLGLAMRWRWVTIILTVGVFGLSIGGMGLVQQQFFPSSDRTELVIDWNLPHNSSIAETNRQMARFEKEMLAGNKDIDHWTTYVGQGAPRFILSFDVQTPDVSFGQTIIVTKGLDVRDKVRAELQAYLTKTFPGTDAFVKLLDIGPPVGKPVQYRISGPDIQKVRDLSQQFAGVMGSHPLLANMVLDWNEPSRVVKVDVLQDKARQLGVSSEDIATALNGIVEGSTATQVRDDIYLVNVIGRARASERDSIQTLENLQLSTSNGKVVPLSAVANFRYELEQPTIWRRDRQPTITVKAAVVGPTQPATIVDQLKPKVEEFQKNLPVGYKVEVGGAVESSAEAQGPIAAVAPLMLFAMATILMIQLQSFSRLFLVFAVAPTALIGVVAALLLSNSPMGFVAILGVLALIGILIRNSVILVVQIEHLRSEGMAPWQAVIEATEHRMRPIMLTAAAATLALIPISREIFWGPMAYAMMGGIVVGTALTLLFLPALYVAWFRIPRDKGGEAAAVAEA